A genomic region of Raphanus sativus cultivar WK10039 chromosome 6, ASM80110v3, whole genome shotgun sequence contains the following coding sequences:
- the LOC130496208 gene encoding uncharacterized protein LOC130496208 isoform X2: MKVFHLDRENTLSVSLFSDVTNSKRRRTSWKIISRWEIDAKLSPGRKGEWSNTLDEQSRWVLAIGLESSMMNLLENTMAYSYFCAIAESLKRCRISQSSTYILAARFNASPLELPLSLLKTAQGHPMLVELKNGETYNGQLL, translated from the exons ATGAAGGTGTTCCATCTCGACCGCGAaaacactctctctgtttctctcttctCCGATGTCACCAACTCCaa ACGAAGGAGGACTTCATGGAAGATAATATCAAG GTGGGAGATAGATGCCAAGTTGAGCCCGGGGAGAAAAGGGGAGTGGTCAAATACGTTGGACGAGCAGAGTCGTTGGGTCCTGGCTATTGGGTTGGAATCCAGTATGATGAACCTCTTGGAAAACACGATGGCAT ACTCATATTTCTGTGCTATTGCAGAATCATTGAAACGATGTAGGATATCTCAAAGCTCTACTTACATTCTAGCTGCCCGGTTCAATGCTTCTCCCCTTGag CTTCCTCTTTCGCTACTCAAGACTGCTCAAGGACATCCCATG CTTGTGGAgctcaagaatggagagacCTACAATGGGCAATTATTATAG
- the LOC108811716 gene encoding S-formylglutathione hydrolase isoform X1 — protein MRMLLQCVRDKMESGLSEIGSTKMFDGYNKRYKHNSETLGCSMTFSIYFPPSSHKSPVLYWLSGLTCTDENFIIKSGAQRAASTHGIALVVPDTSPRGLNIEGEADSYDFGVGAGFYLNATQEKWKNWLMYDYVVKELPKLLSDNFSQLDTARASISGHSMGGHGALTIYLKNLDKYKSVSAFAPIANPINCPWGQKAFTNYLGDNKTAWEEYDATCLISKFNNLSATILIDQGENDQFYPDQLLPNKFEEACRKVNAPLLVRLQPGYDHSYYFIATFIEDHISHHAQALEL, from the exons ATGCGGATGCTCTTACAGTGTGTGAGAGACAAAATGGAGAGTGGACTAAGCGAGATCGGAAGCACGAAGATGTTCGATGGGTACAACAAAAGATACAAACACAACAGTGAGACACTCGGATGTTCCATGACTTTCTCCATCTACTTCCCTCCTTCTTCCCACAAATCCCCT GTGCTATACTGGCTCTCTGGGCTCACTTGCACAGACGAGAACTTCATCATCAAGTCCGGTGCTCAACGTGCTGCTTCTACTCACGGCATTGCTCTTGTTGTTCCCGATACTTCTCCAA GAGGACTCAATATTGAAGGTGAAGCAGACAGTTACGACTTCGGTGTAG GAGCTGGATTCTACCTAAATGCTACTCAGGAGAAGTGGAAGAACTGGCTTATGTATGACTATGTTGTCAAGGAGTTGCCAAAACTCCTGAGTGACAACTTCTCTCAGCTTGACACAGCAAGAGCATCTATCTCTGGACATTCCATGGGTGGACATGGTGCTCTTACTATTTACCTCAAGAACCTCGATAAGTATAAG TCTGTGTCTGCCTTTGCACCAATTGCCAATCCCATTAATTGTCCATGGGGACAGAAAGCATTCACCAATTATCTTGGTGACAACAAGACTGCTTGGgag GAATACGATGCTACTTGTCTCATTTCAAAGTTCAACAATCTCTCTGCCACAATTCTAATTGATCAG GGAGAAAACGACCAGTTCTACCCTGATCAGTTATTGCCCAACAAGTTTGAAGAGGCGTGCAGGAAAGTGAATGCGCCGCTCTTAGTGCGTCTGCAGCCAGGATACGACCACTCCTACTACTTCATTGCAACTTTCATCGAAGACCACATCAGTCACCATGCTCAAGCCCTTGAGTTGTAG
- the LOC130496208 gene encoding uncharacterized protein LOC130496208 isoform X1, with translation MKVFHLDRENTLSVSLFSDVTNSKRRRTSWKIISRWEIDAKLSPGRKGEWSNTLDEQSRWVLAIGLESSMMNLLENTMAYSYFCAIAESLKRCRISQSSTYILAARFNASPLELPLSLLKTAQGHPMFTNGRTQLIEVHHYLWSHHKIIKKCL, from the exons ATGAAGGTGTTCCATCTCGACCGCGAaaacactctctctgtttctctcttctCCGATGTCACCAACTCCaa ACGAAGGAGGACTTCATGGAAGATAATATCAAG GTGGGAGATAGATGCCAAGTTGAGCCCGGGGAGAAAAGGGGAGTGGTCAAATACGTTGGACGAGCAGAGTCGTTGGGTCCTGGCTATTGGGTTGGAATCCAGTATGATGAACCTCTTGGAAAACACGATGGCAT ACTCATATTTCTGTGCTATTGCAGAATCATTGAAACGATGTAGGATATCTCAAAGCTCTACTTACATTCTAGCTGCCCGGTTCAATGCTTCTCCCCTTGag CTTCCTCTTTCGCTACTCAAGACTGCTCAAGGACATCCCATG TTTACCAATGGGAGAACACAATTGATAGAAGTTCATCACTATTTATGGTCCcatcataaaattattaaaaaatgtctATGA
- the LOC108811716 gene encoding S-formylglutathione hydrolase isoform X2, whose translation MESGLSEIGSTKMFDGYNKRYKHNSETLGCSMTFSIYFPPSSHKSPVLYWLSGLTCTDENFIIKSGAQRAASTHGIALVVPDTSPRGLNIEGEADSYDFGVGAGFYLNATQEKWKNWLMYDYVVKELPKLLSDNFSQLDTARASISGHSMGGHGALTIYLKNLDKYKSVSAFAPIANPINCPWGQKAFTNYLGDNKTAWEEYDATCLISKFNNLSATILIDQGENDQFYPDQLLPNKFEEACRKVNAPLLVRLQPGYDHSYYFIATFIEDHISHHAQALEL comes from the exons ATGGAGAGTGGACTAAGCGAGATCGGAAGCACGAAGATGTTCGATGGGTACAACAAAAGATACAAACACAACAGTGAGACACTCGGATGTTCCATGACTTTCTCCATCTACTTCCCTCCTTCTTCCCACAAATCCCCT GTGCTATACTGGCTCTCTGGGCTCACTTGCACAGACGAGAACTTCATCATCAAGTCCGGTGCTCAACGTGCTGCTTCTACTCACGGCATTGCTCTTGTTGTTCCCGATACTTCTCCAA GAGGACTCAATATTGAAGGTGAAGCAGACAGTTACGACTTCGGTGTAG GAGCTGGATTCTACCTAAATGCTACTCAGGAGAAGTGGAAGAACTGGCTTATGTATGACTATGTTGTCAAGGAGTTGCCAAAACTCCTGAGTGACAACTTCTCTCAGCTTGACACAGCAAGAGCATCTATCTCTGGACATTCCATGGGTGGACATGGTGCTCTTACTATTTACCTCAAGAACCTCGATAAGTATAAG TCTGTGTCTGCCTTTGCACCAATTGCCAATCCCATTAATTGTCCATGGGGACAGAAAGCATTCACCAATTATCTTGGTGACAACAAGACTGCTTGGgag GAATACGATGCTACTTGTCTCATTTCAAAGTTCAACAATCTCTCTGCCACAATTCTAATTGATCAG GGAGAAAACGACCAGTTCTACCCTGATCAGTTATTGCCCAACAAGTTTGAAGAGGCGTGCAGGAAAGTGAATGCGCCGCTCTTAGTGCGTCTGCAGCCAGGATACGACCACTCCTACTACTTCATTGCAACTTTCATCGAAGACCACATCAGTCACCATGCTCAAGCCCTTGAGTTGTAG